The following DNA comes from Octopus sinensis linkage group LG5, ASM634580v1, whole genome shotgun sequence.
GACTGACCATGTAGAGTCACCCTCATTGACTCATGGGCTAAAGTGCTGCAGATTATCTGAACATTTGTATTTAATCCAAATGACAACTTTACTGCAGTCCTGCCATTCATAAGACTCTGAGTAGCTCAGTGCAGGTCATGCAGTTTAAAAATAAGTTTATCAATTGACAAATACTCAGAATTTTCTGCCAGTAAGTAAatttgtatctatctgtctgtctgtctacaggTGTGTGCGTGAATGGGGCAGGGAAGGTGTTATATTATATAGGGTTTGCAATAATTTGACCCAGTATACTGTTATCTCTGAGCACACAGCTAGGggtgagataaagagagagagagatagacagacagacttagCTGAAAAACTTCCAAGTATTTCAGGCAGTAAAATAGAGATTGCTAGGTTATATGTAAGTACACTAAAGATATTTCAAGGTTcactgaataaatatttaaatgtaatcaTTATGTTCTTGAcaactttgttgttgtttagccccaggtcagtcctgattgagtaAATCTGACCTTCCAGTTCTTTTTCTGAGATGTAATATATTCAATGAGCTCTTCCTGTTTCATGtgctcctcctatatatatatatatatatatatatatatacacatatgagaggaatgaccactatgtggacaaatctaatgctagaagtagatccactatggtcttaccactaagaaatggcAAGACCATAGCAAATCTATTATgtttgtccacatagtggtcatccctctcatatgtatgtaatacaatttactgaaccttcagttttttaatatgctagaccaggGGTCTCCAAAGTTTTCCAGCGGAGGGCCACATTGCTGAATTTTTAAAGCTACGGGGGCCAAggttctaaattatttattttaccaaaataatataaataaatagtgaattaataattaaaaaaggttATTTATTCAGTACATAATcacaatgtatataatatcagtaacaattaacatgttttttttaactttgatCAATAGGGGAAAcatgaaattgtttcatttctgaCAAAATTTTGTCCAACTGAGGTTCAAAATGAGTGGTTCCAATAACAAGCAATGCATTTAAATGTTCATCAGACAATTGTGATCTGTAGCAGGATTTTGTGTATTTCATCTTTGAAAAAGTCTTCTCACACAAATATGTGGTGCcaaaaactgaaatgaattcACAGGCAAACCTccttaaatgaagaaattggtcGGATGGAAGGCATTTGTAGAATTCAATCAAATTTCCCTCTTTATATTTGTCCTTCAGGATGTCATTGGATTGCAAATCAATAACTTCCATTTGTAACTCAGAAGGTAAGTCTCCAATAACAGAGTTAAAtggattttcaaaaattcttagtTTTGAAGAACATGCATCAAGATCAGAAAAACGTTCTTCAAACTGTTGTTTCAAAGCTAAAATGACATCTTGAGCAAACAAGTTTGGAAATGGAGTGGCAGCTTCCTGTCTATATTTGTCACATCGTGAAAAATGAGTAAAGCAGCTTCTTGTTAACTGACTTTCAAATAGTATTAATTTCTTACGAAAAGCTTTCACCTTTGAGTACAAATCACAGATGAGTGAAGTTTCACCTTGTATCCGTAGGTTGAAATCATTGAGATGCATAGTTAAATCGGCTGAAAATGCTAATTTCCAGAGCCATTCACTGTCTTTGAGCAACACCTGTGAAtggtttttctcatttaaaatcTTATTGAAGTATAGTAAGGTAGGTCTGGAAACTCAGCATTCATTTCCTCCAAGAAATCACGAAATTGGCGATGTTTGAGTCCATGAGATCTTATGTAGTTAACAGTGGAAATCACAGGATCTAATACAGATGATAAATCAAGATGCTTTCCACACAGTGCTTGCTGATGAAGAATACAATGCAATACCAAAGGTTTCAATCCACCGGAATTCTCAATTACTTTGTTAATTTGCCCAACTAAGCCCTTTTTGGTTCCACACATATTTCTGCCACCATCTGTTGTTATGCATTTTAGTTTTTTCCATTCCAAATTATACTCAGCCACTGACTTTTCCacttctctaaaaatatctatgcCTGTTGTTGTTCCATGCATGCTGTGCACAGATACAAGTTCCTCAGTAATCTCAAAATTGGCATTTATTCCTCTGATGAACAATAACAATTGGGATGTGTCTGATACATCAATTGACTCATCAAGTGCAACAGAAAAGCAtacaaacttgctggctttgtcttTTAGctgtgatttaatatttctttcaatatgttcAACCCTACGAGCAACAGTGTTCGCAGAAAGACTAATTGCGGAAAATAAATCTACGTTTTCTGGACACATTTCCTTAGCTACCTCATTCAAGCACTTTTTAATAAGTTCACCATCTGTAAATGGCTTACCTTTCTTCGCCAAAAGGTTAGCAACATGGAAGCTTGCTCTtgttgctctctctttttctacagccttcttcttgaaaacaaactgcattgatgataaattcttctttaatttgtcaaatttctcTTTACGTAGCTGTCCAATGAATTGGTAGTACTGTGATGAATGCTTTTTTTCATAATGTCTCCGAATGTTGTACTCTTTAAGTACTGCAATTGTGTCGGTGCATATAACGCATAGTGCCTTGTTGTTTAACTCTATGACAAAATAGTCTATGTTCCATTGTTCCTTAAAAACTCTACACTCAGAGTCGATTTTTCGCTTTCTTCCTTGAGCTAACATTTTTACCATGGGTCGACAGATTTTGCTCGACGATATATGTAAAaggacgaaacaagtaaaaacaatattCACAGGTCACTCGATACGTGCATTCACTTCGGCAGCGACGACGACAAATGACTCACACTTGTGCACAACGAAAACGCCAAGTCTGTGCTGACTGACGGAATGCGCATCGAACTTTACTCCACGCTGATTGGCGACTGCACCAGGATTAGAAACCACCACACAACGTCAGGCTCAACCCTCTCTATTCATCGCTCGTGAGATGTAGGTAACATCGATAAATCGATATTTGTCTTCTTTTATTATACTAGGCACGGGACTTTTATTAACGTCATACTTGTCGTATCTGCTCTCTCAACAGTTGACGGAATAGGTTGACTTTTCTGCGACATCAATAAAGCTAGAAATTGAATCTCTGCTTCATTGTAAGCAGCACCATCCATCTCACTGACAATCGCCTATTATCTAAGATGAATGATAGGTAGCTCCATAGCGAAGTTAATTCATTTTATGGTGGTTCTGATGGGTCAGTTAAAACGGGGGGAGTGGAAAAGAACCTATATTTACACTAAAGTTTAGTGTATAATTTTTAATTCGCCGGCGCAATTTAAAGACATTAATTGATGGCAAATCAATTAGCGTCGTCTTGCGTCTATTTGCTGTACTATATTTGTCAAACGTATTAAAAGGGGTGtaaagtatatttgtttttgtatgattTCGGCAAGGCTTGTTTTTCgacatttgttttataattttggagGACAGCTCGGCAGGCCGGATTAAAAACCTTGGCGGGCCGAATCCGGCCCGCGGGCCGTACTTTGGAGACCCCTGTGCTAGACCACTGATGTAAAATTGATGTTAtagaattaatattcaatttttcaccctcgatttcattttatatatatattcatatatatatattatatatatatagttaatccaaacatgaaaacacaaagagaaaacacaacaacgcgaggacgtggaacaaatatagtattattggtcactcagggaagaaggagggtttaacgtttcgagcggagctcttcggcggaaacataggagaaggaaagatccagagaagggaaatatatatatatcatcatcctcatcgtcatttaatatctgctttccatgctggtatgggttagacagtttggctGGAACTGATAAACAAGAGGGCTGCGTCAggttccattctgatttggcatggtttctatggctggatgcccttcctaatgctaatagctcagagtgtaataggtgctctttacatgccaccagcatgggtaccctttacatgacaccagcaacgGTCACAATTATGATTCCACCGGTGCCATTTACATAACACTGGCAGCAACCATGGCTATGATTTCACTTTGCTTGatgagttttctcaagcacagcatatcgccaaaggtcttggtcacttgtcatcacctctgttaGGTCCAACATataaagatcatgcttcaccacttcgtcacATGTCTTCTgagtctacctctttcacaggttccttccacagttagagctcagcacttctttacatgtGAAGGcgtatgacttagtggttagcgtattcagctcatgattgtatgGTTGCAAGTTCAATTCctagtggtgcattgtgttcttgagcaagacactttatttcatgttgctccagtccactcagctggcaaaaatgagttgtacctgtatttcaaagggccagtcttgtcacattctgtgtcacgctgaatctcctagagaactacattaaggatacacatgtctgtggattgtTCAGCCACTTGAAAGTTAATCTCATGAGCAAGTTGTTCTGTTGATTGATTCAACTGGAAGCCTTGTCATCGttaccagttatatatatatatatatatatataggtcagcaTAGCtaaggtcaaatgactgaaacaagtagaaagataaaatgatatattttatacatgtgtctgtatatatatatatatatatatatatataaacggcagtttgtctgtctgtgtgtctgtgtgtctgtcaggttgtaccctcaccctgaccacggctttcaaccgattctgatgaaacttgacacacacatagcccaatgtcataattcaaaactaacgcagcgaaaattttgaaaagttctcccagttctgaaaaaaatcgataaattcgacatggggtcgagaatctaagctttttatatgcaacacattttctgtctagagGACACATCTCAACagctagggacagctaggaacatcgtatacacagaagtattcgagtgaagagaagacattgcaacctacacatgcgcctttgttccctagagggaaaggactagattgggattagttgttgcctactagggtctcttacatacccgggaaatgccaggctatgctgctagtatatatatatatatatctttaacatccattttctatgccagtatgggttgaatggtttgaccagtGTTAGCAAACaagagagctgcactaggttccagcctgatttggtttggattctacagctagatgcctttcctaaaaccaaccatttTGTAGTATGTGCTGGGTGGGTGCTTTTGACATGACAACAGCATGAGAGCGTTTTTTGTGGCACCGGCATGAGTGcatttttttacatggcacaagcacaggactcttgcagacCAATTTTCTTCACTAGGGGATGTGgtattaacacttctgctgttgaAGACTGGTCTTTTTGAGTACAGTAAGGTACCAGACAACtgagtcctttgtcatcttgtctgAAAAGTTCAGCATTTTTCAACAATTCTGTTGtacattcctttacttgttttagtcatttgactgactATACTGAGGTacagtcttgaagggtttagtcaaccaaattgatttcagcatttattattttagataAGTACTTTTTCTGTTGGTCTTTTcatgctgaactactaagttacggtcATGTAAACAAGCTTATGATGGTTGCAAATCCAtgagagacaaatacaaacacacatgctcatacactcacatatgcacactcactctCATACTCactctcatactcacacacacacttacacattccacagacttctgcatagtttctgttttaccaaatttactcaccaGGCTTTCATCTACCCAGAGTTTTGTCTTGAAGTCACTTGCCAAAGTATCCAAGCAGGACTGAACCAGAAAATACATGATTTACAAATTAAGCTTctaaaccatacagccatgcctgattCAATAAATCATTccttatataaaaacaataaaagtttatatatcaataaacataGGTGCAAGCAGGGCtatgtagtaagaaacttgcttcccaaccacatggttctgggttcagttccattgtgtggcatcttgggcaagtgccttctactatagctttaggctgaccaaagcctcgtgagtggatttggtagatggaaattgaaaaaaggcacaggagtggctgtgtggtaagtagcttgcttaccaaccacatgcttccaggttcagattcactgcatggcatcttgggcaagtgtcttctactatagccttgggctgaccaaactttgtaagtggatttggtagatggaaactgaaagaagcctgtcgtgtgtgtgtatatatatatatatatatatatatatatgtgtgtgtgtgtgtgtatgtgtttgtgtgtgtgtgtttgttccctcaacatcactcgacaaccgatgctggtgtgtttacgtccctgtaacttagtggtttagcaaaagagactgatagaataagtactaggcttacaaagaataagtcctggggtcaatttgctcgactaaaggtggtgctccagcaaggccacagtcaaatgactgaaacaagtaaaaagaaaaagaatatatgaatatgtgtgtgtgtttgtcccccaccaccacttgacaaccagtgttggtgtgtttgcatccctgtaactgaacagtttggcaaaagtctTCTTcttgccccttgtggagcatagggcctcaacagttgttttccactttttgcaggcgtgtttcttggctgcttcccatgttaggccggtggtcctgagctcgtcTGAAATGCTCCACTTCCGTGTCTGCTTCGGGCGCCCTCACTTCCTTTTCCCCTGTGGGctccagtcaagtgcttgtcatGT
Coding sequences within:
- the LOC115212144 gene encoding general transcription factor II-I repeat domain-containing protein 2B-like, yielding MHLNDFNLRIQGETSLICDLYSKVKAFRKKLILFESQLTRSCFTHFSRCDKYRQEAATPFPNLFAQDVILALKQQFEERFSDLDACSSKLRIFENPFNSVIGDLPSELQMEVIDLQSNDILKDKYKEGNLIEFYKCLPSDQFLHLRRFACEFISVFGTTYLCEKTFSKMKYTKSCYRSQLSDEHLNALLVIGTTHFEPQLDKILSEMKQFHVSPIDQS
- the LOC115212145 gene encoding general transcription factor II-I repeat domain-containing protein 2-like — encoded protein: MCPENVDLFSAISLSANTVARRVEHIERNIKSQLKDKASKFVCFSVALDESIDVSDTSQLLLFIRGINANFEITEELVSVHSMHGTTTGIDIFREVEKSVAEYNLEWKKLKCITTDGGRNMCGTKKGLVGQINKVIENSGGLKPLVLHCILHQQALCGKHLDLSSVLDPVISTVNYIRSHGLKHRQFRDFLEEMNAEFPDLPYYTSIRF